A genomic region of Photobacterium swingsii contains the following coding sequences:
- the mukF gene encoding chromosome partition protein MukF, with protein MSEVTQTVPELVTWVKQHDFSLNLPTERLAFLLAIAVLSSDRFEEELGEGELIDAFRIVSDLFEQSKETLAFRANNAINELVRQRLISRFTSEVNDGASIYRLSPLALGITDYYARQREYSTLKLSIQLAMVADEINKAAVAAKEGGDEKYWRTNVYAVLKYSVADIFDRIDLNQRTMDEQQQQVKHDIAELLNQDWQAAISSCESLLNETSSTLRELQDTLQAAGDQLQTQLLDIQEATQGHAELDFVDGMIFVLQMKLDRIISWGQQAIDLWIGYDRHVHKFIRTAIDMDKNRAFSQRLRQSVTDYFDNPWLLTYADADRLLDMRDETLVLRDDEVTGLVPEEMEFEELSLVNDQLADQVAAMLQAHKATGAAINLSALLKDYLAQHPHAQHFDLSRIVIDQAVRLGYSESDFNAIQPDWEAINDYGAKVQANVIDKY; from the coding sequence CAACTGAGCGGCTGGCGTTCTTGTTGGCGATTGCTGTTTTAAGTAGCGATCGCTTTGAAGAAGAGTTAGGTGAAGGTGAGCTGATTGACGCATTTCGCATTGTGAGCGATTTGTTTGAACAATCAAAAGAGACGCTCGCTTTTCGTGCCAATAACGCCATCAATGAGTTGGTTCGCCAACGTCTTATTTCTCGCTTTACCAGTGAAGTGAACGACGGAGCCAGCATTTATCGCTTAAGCCCGTTGGCTTTAGGTATCACAGACTATTACGCGCGTCAGCGAGAATACTCAACGCTTAAATTATCGATTCAGCTTGCTATGGTGGCAGACGAAATCAATAAAGCCGCAGTTGCCGCAAAAGAAGGTGGTGACGAGAAGTACTGGCGTACCAATGTGTACGCGGTATTAAAGTATTCTGTCGCTGATATTTTCGATCGCATCGATTTGAACCAGCGCACCATGGATGAGCAACAACAGCAAGTGAAACACGATATTGCTGAACTGCTTAATCAAGATTGGCAAGCGGCAATCTCAAGTTGTGAAAGCCTATTGAATGAAACGTCAAGCACCCTACGAGAGCTGCAAGATACGCTGCAAGCAGCGGGCGATCAGCTACAAACGCAATTGCTTGATATTCAAGAAGCGACTCAGGGCCATGCTGAATTAGATTTCGTTGATGGCATGATCTTCGTCTTGCAGATGAAGCTTGACCGTATTATCAGCTGGGGTCAGCAAGCTATTGACCTATGGATTGGCTACGACCGACACGTGCATAAATTTATCCGTACCGCGATTGATATGGATAAAAACCGCGCTTTTAGTCAGCGTCTGCGCCAGTCAGTTACCGATTACTTCGATAACCCATGGTTGCTCACTTATGCCGATGCCGATCGTCTACTTGATATGCGCGATGAAACGCTCGTATTGCGTGATGATGAAGTGACTGGTCTAGTGCCAGAAGAAATGGAATTTGAAGAGCTCAGCCTAGTCAATGATCAACTTGCCGACCAAGTTGCTGCTATGCTGCAAGCCCATAAAGCCACAGGCGCAGCTATTAACCTTAGTGCGCTATTAAAAGACTATCTTGCTCAGCATCCTCATGCTCAGCATTTTGATTTATCGCGGATCGTTATCGATCAGGCCGTTCGATTGGGTTACTCCGAATCGGACTTCAATGCCATTCAGCCCGATTGGGAAGCGATTAACGACTACGGAGCTAAGGTACAAGCCAATGTCATCGATAAATATTGA